One window of the Populus nigra chromosome 4, ddPopNigr1.1, whole genome shotgun sequence genome contains the following:
- the LOC133690890 gene encoding uncharacterized protein LOC133690890, with amino-acid sequence MYTHPSMHAVLPLPRKSYHVKNCNCPLLISCLALIYLPLYLTIGKRKGSKPKKIAVHKHFSSADYIDEDDDELMLAIALSLQDSANDVTSKEIKGDAHVQGDAGRRRKKRGENKRFFGGNNTESCLFVHLFFSSMHV; translated from the exons ATGTATACACACCCTTCCATGCATGCTGTTCTTCCCCTGCCACGTAAATCCTATCacgttaagaattgcaattgtCCACTTCTCATCTCATGCCTCGCACTCATCTATTTGCCTCTCTATCTGACCATT GGTAAGAGGAAAGGCTCAAAACCTAAGAAAATTGCTGTCCACAAGCATTTTAGTAGTGCAGATTAcattgatgaagatgatgatgaattaATGCTG GCAATTGCCCTGTCACTGCAAGATTCTGCAAATGATGTGACTTCTAAAGAAATAAAGGGAGATGCTCATGTTCAAGGAGACGCAggaaggaggaggaagaaaagaggagaaaataaaaggttcTTTGGAGGGAACAACACAGAAAGCTGCCTTTTTGTTcaccttttcttctcctccatgcATGTTTAG
- the LOC133692079 gene encoding scarecrow-like protein 6 has translation MKAMPLPFENFQGKGLPDFSSSSTTSSPDPFHQHHHKWQNKESCGFLVGSTEPTSVLDTISRQSPPTSSSTVSSSQGGGGGGGASTETTNGVAAAGGSSPSVDEKCGPQLGMEDWESVLSGSPSQEQSIIRLIMGDIEDPALGLNKLLQSGSRSQDTELNASGFGVVDQVFGFEVPNMCTASANLVVNNNNIDPSIHGISLLPGLFQQHHQQAAFDQDVKPQILNPGAITNQNQHQFVQNPAMLLPLSYAQLEEHHNNLHFLSPPPLKRLNSGHVGANYMPKVFDLRPPELFLPLQQQQQQQNHQFQMMQQQRQGMITKQKIAIDELASQQQLQHAIINPICQAAELIETGNPVLAQGILARLNHQLSVPIGKPYQRTAFYFKEALQLLLNMNNNNSIGTVCNPIFKIGAYKSFSEISPILQFANFTCNQALLEAFEGFERIHVVDFDIGYGGQWASLMQELALRNGGAPSLKITAFVSPSSHDELELELGFTQENLRIFASEINMPFELEILSLESLGSGSWPMTLCTLGKEVIAVNLPLGVFSNYPSTLPVVLRFVKQLSPKVVVSLDSGCDRSDLPFAHHINHAIQSYTSLLESLDAVNVNLDILQKIERFLVQPGIERMVLGRHGCSDRTTPWRSLFLQSGFTPLTFSNFTESQAECLVQRTPVKGFHVEKKQSSLVLCWQQRDLVSVSAWSC, from the exons aTGAAGGCCATGCCCCTACCCTTTGAGAACTTTCAAGGGAAGGGGCTGCCagatttctcttcttcttctactacttCCTCTCCAGATCCATTCCATCAACACCACCACAAGTGGCAAAACAAAGAAAGTTGTGGTTTTCTTGTGGGCAGTACTGAGCCCACATCTGTGCTTGACACAATAAGTAGACAAAGCCCGCCAACATCCTCCTCAACAGTGTCTTCTTCTCAAGGCGGAGGTGGCGGCGGAGGAGCCTCCACCGAAACCACCAACGGCGTGGCAGCTGCTGGTGGAAGCAGCCCTAGTGTAGATGAAAAATGCGGGCCGCAACTTGGAATGGAGGACTGGGAGAGTGTGTTGTCAGGGTCTCCTAGTCAAGAACAGTCCATAATAAGGCTAATTATGGGTGATATCGAGGACCCAGCTTTAGGACTTAACAAGCTGTTACAAAGTGGAAGTAGGTCTCAAGATACGGAGCTTAATGCATCAGGTTTCGGCGTGGTAGATCAAGTTTTTGGCTTTGAAGTACCCAATATGTGTACTGCAAGTGCCAACTTGGTtgtcaacaacaacaatattgaCCCTTCAATCCATG GGATCAGTCTTTTGCCAGGTTTGTTTCAGCAACACCACCAGCAGGCAGCATTTGATCAAGACGTGAAGCCTCAGATTTTGAATCCTGGGGCGATAACCAACCAAAATCAACATCAGTTTGTGCAAAACCCAGCTATGCTTTTGCCATTGTCATATGCACAATTAGAAGAGCATCATAATAACCTGCATTTCTTATCACCACCGCCATTGAAAAGGCTGAATTCTGGGCATGTTGGAGCCAATTATATGCCCAAAGTCTTTGATTTGAGGCCTCCAGAGTTGTTTCTTCCGctacaacagcagcagcagcagcagaatcATCAGTTTCAAATGATGCAGCAGCAAAGGCAGGGAATGATTACGAAGCAGAAAATTGCAATTGATGAATTGGCAAGCCAGCAGCAGCTTCAACACGCAATAATAAACCCGATATGTCAAGCAGCAGAGCTGATCGAAACTGGGAATCCGGTACTTGCGCAAGGGATATTGGCGCGGCTCAATCACCAGCTCTCTGTTCCAATCGGTAAGCCTTATCAAAGGACTGCTTTTTACTTCAAGGAGGCCTTGCAATTACTTCTCAATATGAACAATAACAACTCTATTGGTACTGTTTGTAACCCGATTTTCAAGATTGGTGCTTATAAATCCTTCTCTGAGATCTCACCGATCCTTCAGTTTGCAAATTTTACTTGTAACCAAGCCCTTCTTGAAGCTTTTGAGGGGTTTGAGAGAATTCACgttgttgattttgatattgGGTATGGTGGGCAGTGGGCTTCTCTTATGCAAGAACTGGCTTTGAGGAATGGAGGCGCCCCTTCTCTTAAAATCACTGCTTTTGTTTCTCCTTCCTCACATGATGAGCTTGAGCTTGAGCTTGGTTTTACTCAAGAAAATTTAAGAATCTTTGCTAGTGAAATCAACATGCCATTCGAGCTTGAAATTTTAAGCCTTGAATCCTTGGGCTCTGGTTCTTGGCCAATGACTCTTTGCACATTGGGCAAGGAAGTAATTGCTGTGAATCTTCCACTTGGCGTCTTTTCTAATTACCCATCAACTCTTCCTGTTGTGCTTCGCTTTGTAAAGCAGCTCTCGCCCAAAGTTGTGGTCTCTTTGGACAGTGGTTGTGACCGAAGTGATCTCCCATTTGCTCATCATATAAATCATGCCATTCAATCTTATACAAGCCTGCTTGAATCACTTGATGCTGTGAATGTGAACTTAGATATACTGCAAAAGATTGAGAGGTTCTTGGTCCAACCAGGCATTGAAAGAATGGTACTGGGTCGACATGGTTGCTCTGATAGGACGACCCCTTGGAGGAGTCTGTTTTTGCAGTCTGGTTTCACTCCATTGACTTTCAGTAACTTTACTGAGTCACAAGCTGAGTGTTTGGTGCAACGTACTCCTGTTAAGGGTTTCCATGTTGAAAAGAAGCAGTCTTCACTTGTTCTTTGCTGGCAACAGAGGGACCTCGTATCAGTTTCTGCTTGGAGCTGTTAA
- the LOC133691200 gene encoding vesicle-associated protein 1-2-like encodes MSTDELLSIEPQELQFPFELRKQISCPLRLLNKSDYYVAFKIKTTNPKKYCVRPNTGVVLPRSTCDVIVTMQAQKEMPPDMQCKDKFLLQSVITSPGATPKDITPEMFNKEAGHEVEECKLRVAYVAPPRPPSPVHEGSEEGSSPRVSVSDNGNLSSSEQTVVSRSYVQGPEPEENSSEERALISKLTEERNSAIQEKKQLQQELELLRHHSSKSRGGISFMYIILVGLVGIILGYLMKRT; translated from the exons ATGAGTACCGATGAGCTTCTCAGCATCGAGCCTCAAGAGCTCCAGTTCCCTT TTGAATTAAGGAAGCAGATCTCGTGTCCTCTCCGGTTGTTAAATAAGAGTGACTATTATGTTGCTTTCAag attaaGACAACAAATCCAAAGAAGTATTGTGTTAGGCCTAACACAGGAGTCGTGTTGCCAAGGTCCACTTGTGATGTTATAG TTACAATGCAAGCACAAAAGGAGATGCCACCTGATATGCAATGCAAGGACAAGTTCTTACTTCAGAGTGTAATTACAAGTCCTGGAGCTACACCTAAGGATATCACTCCAGAGATG TTTAATAAGGAGGCAGGACATGAAGTTGAAGAGTGCAAATTGAGGGTTGCTTATGTTGCTCCACCTAGACCACCGTCGCCGGTGCATGAAGGATCAGAGGAAGGTTCTTCACCTAGAGTTTCTGTGTCAGATAATGGGAATCTTAGTTCTTCTGAACAGACTGTT GTTTCACGGTCTTATGTCCAGGGACCAGAACCTGAAGAAAACTCGTCCGAG GAAAGGGCTCTTATTTCCAAGCTGACAGAGGAAAGAAATTCTGCTATTCAGGAAAAAAAGCAACTTCAGCAAGAACTG GAGCTGTTGAGGCATCATTCTAGCAAAAGTCGAGGAGGTATCTCCTTCATGTACATAATTCTTGTTGGCTTGGTAGGCATCATTTTGGGGTACCTCATGAAAAGGACATGA